A genomic region of Nostoc sp. UHCC 0702 contains the following coding sequences:
- a CDS encoding MerR family transcriptional regulator — translation MQETFFTSKQAAEITGCTLRQLQYWREKGVVVPVIGETGTGRSIYYSKPNLMELAAMLYFLSMGLSFDIASTTLKTLKDKEPELFDSGKGSRWMLLLQGHKRSLNLVVYDREQAIASLDEGKPVIPVWLDVIYQQLTNKLAR, via the coding sequence ATGCAAGAAACGTTTTTTACGAGTAAACAAGCGGCTGAAATTACAGGTTGCACCCTGCGCCAACTCCAGTACTGGCGGGAAAAGGGTGTGGTTGTTCCTGTTATTGGTGAGACGGGAACAGGACGTAGTATTTATTACTCAAAGCCGAATTTGATGGAACTGGCAGCAATGTTATATTTTCTGTCGATGGGATTAAGTTTTGATATTGCCAGTACTACACTGAAAACCCTCAAAGACAAGGAACCGGAGTTGTTTGACTCTGGTAAAGGTAGTCGGTGGATGCTACTTTTACAGGGGCATAAGCGATCGCTAAATCTTGTAGTGTATGACCGAGAACAAGCGATCGCATCTTTAGATGAAGGTAAGCCTGTAATTCCCGTTTGGTTGGACGTGATTTATCAGCAGTTGACGAATAAATTAGCGCGATAG
- a CDS encoding DEAD/DEAH box helicase family protein, whose amino-acid sequence MKPEEQARQKIDQLLTAAGWVIQDYEQVNLGAGLGIAVREYPLKSGYADYLLFINRKAVGVIEAKPAGFALSGVEIQSDKYSFNLPKSLPCHQKPLPFIYESSGIETFFRDSRDPDYRSRRVFTFHKPEMLQEWLGKSDTLRGLLQLLPTIETEDLRDCQQEAIAGLFNSLKENRPRALIQMATGVGKTYTAVSFIYWLIKLAGAKRVLFLVDRKNLGEQTQKEFQQYVTPDDGRKFTELYNVQLLSSNTIDPVNKVCITTIQRLYSMLRGEAEFEAENEEASQFDGEEENQQPKDVVYNPKIPIETFDFIITDECHRSIYNVWRQVLEYFDAFIIGLTATPSLQTFGFFDQNLVMEYSHERAVADGVNVGYEVYRIRTQITEQGSNIQAGFYIDRRDRQTRAIRWQRLDEDVSYAERELDRSVVAMDQIRTVIRTFKQRLFTEIFPGRTEVPKTLIFAKDDSHAEDIVRIVRQEFGKGNEFCKKITYRTTGEKTEDLIASFRNSYNPRIAVTVDMISTGTDIKPLECLLFMRDVKSRIYFEQMKGRGTRTINSTDFQGVTPDAQVKEQFVIVDAVGVCESDKTDSQPLERKRSVPFDKLVQAVALDQRDEDTLMSLAGRLAKLERQLNADERTELKTAAGGKSIQQITRELLDAVDPDRQIEQAIAQFQTPTPTEIQQQQAAEVLINLACQPFDNPRFRNLLKDIKSNNEQLIDTVSQDVVLAAGFDTSARDKAMGTVETFHKCIEANKDEITALQILYNQPYGQRRLTYEQIKQLANALERPPCNLTAEKLWQAYAQLQADKVRGAGVQKLLTDIISLVRFAMGETETLEPYAVTVEEKFQQWLATKEFTSQQVGWLEKIKEHIATSLKIEPEDLQEMPQEAFQGYQLFGNDLMDILDELNEALAA is encoded by the coding sequence ATGAAACCAGAAGAACAAGCAAGGCAAAAAATTGACCAATTACTCACCGCCGCAGGATGGGTTATCCAAGACTATGAGCAAGTTAACTTGGGTGCAGGGTTGGGAATTGCGGTGCGGGAATATCCCCTGAAATCTGGTTATGCTGATTACTTGTTATTCATCAATCGCAAGGCTGTTGGAGTCATTGAAGCGAAACCTGCTGGATTTGCTTTAAGCGGTGTTGAAATCCAATCTGACAAATATTCCTTTAACTTGCCCAAAAGTCTTCCCTGTCATCAAAAGCCTTTACCTTTCATCTACGAAAGCAGTGGTATAGAAACATTCTTTCGTGACTCCCGTGACCCTGATTATCGCTCAAGGCGGGTGTTTACTTTCCACAAACCGGAAATGCTACAGGAATGGCTAGGCAAGTCTGACACCCTCAGAGGGCTTTTGCAACTGTTACCCACAATTGAAACTGAAGATTTACGAGACTGTCAGCAAGAAGCGATCGCAGGTTTATTTAATTCTCTCAAAGAAAATCGCCCTAGAGCGTTGATTCAGATGGCGACGGGTGTAGGCAAAACCTATACTGCTGTGAGTTTTATCTACTGGCTGATTAAGTTAGCTGGGGCGAAACGGGTTTTGTTTTTGGTGGATCGGAAGAATTTGGGAGAGCAAACGCAGAAGGAGTTTCAGCAGTATGTCACCCCTGATGATGGGCGCAAGTTTACTGAACTCTATAATGTGCAGTTGTTGAGTTCCAATACCATCGATCCGGTGAATAAGGTGTGTATCACCACGATTCAGCGTCTTTATTCAATGTTGCGGGGAGAAGCTGAATTTGAGGCAGAAAATGAGGAAGCATCACAGTTCGATGGGGAAGAGGAAAATCAGCAACCCAAGGATGTGGTTTATAACCCGAAAATTCCTATTGAAACCTTTGATTTCATAATCACCGATGAATGTCACCGCTCGATTTACAATGTGTGGCGGCAAGTTTTGGAATATTTTGATGCTTTCATTATCGGACTGACTGCAACGCCTTCTCTGCAAACCTTTGGCTTTTTCGATCAGAATTTGGTGATGGAGTATTCCCACGAACGGGCGGTAGCTGATGGGGTGAATGTGGGGTATGAGGTTTATCGCATTCGCACCCAAATTACAGAACAGGGTAGCAATATCCAAGCAGGATTTTACATTGATAGACGCGATCGCCAAACTCGTGCCATCCGTTGGCAGCGTTTGGATGAAGATGTCAGCTATGCGGAAAGGGAGTTGGATCGTTCTGTTGTGGCGATGGATCAAATTCGCACGGTGATTCGCACTTTTAAACAGCGATTATTCACCGAGATATTCCCTGGTAGAACTGAAGTTCCTAAAACCCTGATTTTTGCCAAGGATGACTCCCACGCTGAAGATATTGTGCGAATTGTCCGCCAAGAATTTGGCAAGGGGAATGAGTTTTGTAAAAAGATTACCTATCGCACCACTGGGGAGAAGACAGAAGATTTAATCGCCAGTTTCCGCAACTCCTATAACCCCCGCATTGCTGTCACCGTCGATATGATTTCCACGGGGACGGATATCAAACCTCTGGAATGCTTGCTATTTATGCGGGATGTGAAATCGCGGATTTATTTTGAGCAGATGAAAGGGCGGGGAACCCGCACAATCAATTCTACAGATTTTCAGGGAGTGACACCGGATGCTCAAGTTAAAGAACAATTCGTGATTGTGGATGCGGTGGGTGTGTGCGAGTCGGATAAAACTGATTCTCAACCTTTGGAGCGCAAACGCAGTGTACCTTTTGATAAATTAGTGCAAGCAGTGGCATTGGATCAGCGAGATGAAGACACGCTGATGTCCTTGGCGGGACGCTTGGCAAAGTTAGAAAGGCAACTGAATGCGGATGAACGCACAGAATTAAAAACTGCTGCTGGGGGCAAGTCTATTCAACAGATTACCAGAGAGTTACTCGATGCTGTCGATCCAGATAGGCAAATTGAACAGGCGATCGCCCAGTTCCAAACTCCAACACCCACAGAAATACAACAGCAGCAAGCAGCAGAGGTATTAATCAACCTTGCTTGTCAACCCTTTGATAATCCCCGGTTTCGGAATTTGCTCAAAGATATTAAAAGTAATAATGAGCAGCTAATTGATACAGTTAGTCAGGATGTGGTATTAGCTGCGGGATTTGATACCAGCGCCAGGGATAAGGCGATGGGGACTGTGGAGACTTTTCACAAGTGTATTGAGGCGAATAAGGATGAAATTACCGCGCTGCAAATCCTGTATAATCAGCCCTACGGACAGCGGCGGTTAACCTACGAGCAGATTAAGCAGTTAGCGAATGCCCTAGAACGTCCACCGTGTAACCTGACAGCAGAGAAGTTATGGCAAGCTTATGCTCAGTTGCAAGCAGATAAAGTCAGGGGTGCAGGGGTGCAAAAGCTGTTGACTGATATCATTTCTCTGGTACGCTTTGCGATGGGGGAAACGGAGACGTTAGAACCCTACGCGGTGACAGTTGAGGAGAAGTTTCAGCAGTGGTTAGCAACAAAAGAGTTTACCTCACAGCAGGTGGGGTGGTTGGAAAAGATTAAGGAGCATATAGCCACGAGTTTGAAGATTGAGCCAGAGGATTTACAGGAAATGCCACAGGAGGCGTTTCAGGGTTATCAGTTGTTTGGAAATGATTTAATGGATATTTTGGATGAGTTGAATGAGGCGTTAGCTGCGTAA
- a CDS encoding plasmid pRiA4b ORF-3 family protein produces the protein MIKRLFPVPNHLGEQLPTLTQDKKQLLQQQTITQNSPGTILRDFQTILEFLQPDGVEVSSTYYQFSLKYLQQLNSRLSYPIETNLKRPQQKSYPYIYGLYFVLRTSGLSQVITQGKKTEIPDEGLTFNSYSEQDKLVYYPGLHSLSLFHLFGFLELIPAKPEPAKGWRIAAVKHRPWGDAMIALISEIYDEIEPDREEEEITLNFRIAFEKLKPSLQTYFPEWEQTLVIAKGEFTEAIYTFKVTLLDAWRRIAIPSNFNLDQVAAAFVQAFDFDFEHLYRFIYKDHLGRTFEFSHPFVDIPPNTSDFRLGELPLKTGNHLQFIFDLLDEWEFDLQLEKIEPANPKMKKPKILEIHGEAPVQYGEEEEVY, from the coding sequence ATGATTAAACGACTATTCCCCGTTCCCAATCATCTGGGCGAACAACTCCCAACCCTCACCCAAGACAAAAAGCAACTTCTCCAACAGCAAACCATCACCCAAAATTCCCCAGGAACAATTCTGCGGGACTTTCAAACCATCTTAGAATTTCTCCAACCTGACGGCGTTGAAGTTAGCAGCACTTATTATCAATTCTCCCTCAAATACCTCCAGCAACTCAATTCCCGCTTGAGTTACCCCATTGAAACTAACCTCAAGCGTCCCCAACAAAAATCCTACCCCTACATTTACGGGTTATATTTCGTCCTCCGCACCTCTGGACTGTCTCAAGTTATCACCCAAGGTAAAAAAACAGAAATTCCAGATGAAGGCTTAACCTTTAACAGTTACTCAGAACAAGATAAATTAGTTTATTACCCTGGCTTGCACAGTCTTAGCCTATTTCATTTATTTGGCTTCCTCGAACTCATCCCAGCAAAACCCGAACCTGCTAAAGGATGGCGTATCGCTGCTGTAAAGCACCGTCCTTGGGGAGATGCAATGATAGCTTTAATCTCCGAAATTTATGATGAAATTGAACCAGACAGAGAAGAGGAGGAAATTACCCTTAACTTCCGCATCGCCTTTGAAAAATTAAAACCATCACTCCAAACCTACTTTCCTGAATGGGAACAAACCTTAGTCATTGCCAAAGGAGAGTTCACCGAAGCAATTTATACTTTTAAAGTCACCCTGCTGGATGCTTGGCGGCGCATAGCCATTCCTAGCAACTTCAATCTCGATCAAGTCGCCGCAGCATTTGTTCAAGCATTTGATTTTGACTTTGAACACCTCTACCGATTCATTTACAAAGACCATTTAGGGCGTACCTTTGAATTTTCCCATCCCTTTGTTGATATTCCCCCAAACACCAGCGATTTTCGCTTGGGTGAATTACCACTAAAAACAGGAAATCATCTGCAATTTATCTTTGATTTATTGGATGAGTGGGAGTTTGATTTGCAGCTAGAAAAAATTGAACCTGCTAATCCCAAAATGAAAAAGCCCAAAATTCTTGAGATTCATGGTGAAGCACCAGTACAGTATGGCGAAGAGGAAGAGGTTTACTGA
- a CDS encoding HAD family phosphatase, producing MSLKAILFDFNGIIIKDEAIHLQLIDEILVEENLQPQKVSERQATLGRSDRACFEQLLANRGRLATEEYLTALLNRKAQAYAVEIEKLEKLPIYPGVEDLIYQVRSRNLKIGLVSGAIRKEIELVLTRAKLAEYFQVIVSGDDVTNSKPKPDAYLLAVERLNQKYPDLNLHPQQCLAIEDTPGGIQAAKRANMQVVGVANTYPFHMLQRCCNWTVDYLTDLELERVQEVFLQKESQPTATEC from the coding sequence ATGAGTTTAAAGGCAATTCTATTTGATTTCAATGGCATCATCATTAAAGATGAGGCCATTCACTTGCAATTAATAGATGAGATTCTCGTTGAGGAAAATCTTCAACCCCAAAAGGTGAGTGAGCGTCAAGCAACTCTTGGACGCAGCGATCGCGCTTGTTTTGAACAACTGCTGGCTAATCGTGGTAGACTTGCAACTGAAGAGTATTTAACCGCGTTGCTCAACCGCAAGGCACAAGCCTATGCCGTAGAAATAGAAAAACTCGAAAAACTGCCTATATATCCAGGTGTAGAAGACTTGATATATCAGGTGCGTTCGCGCAATCTGAAAATAGGGTTAGTTAGTGGTGCAATTCGCAAAGAAATAGAATTGGTACTCACTCGCGCCAAGCTGGCTGAATATTTTCAAGTTATCGTTTCGGGTGACGATGTTACCAACAGTAAACCTAAACCTGACGCTTATTTGCTGGCAGTAGAACGGTTGAATCAAAAATATCCTGATTTGAATTTGCATCCACAACAGTGTTTAGCAATAGAAGATACTCCAGGTGGTATTCAAGCGGCGAAACGAGCTAATATGCAAGTTGTTGGTGTAGCGAATACTTACCCATTTCATATGCTCCAGCGTTGCTGTAACTGGACTGTGGATTATTTAACTGATTTAGAACTAGAACGAGTACAGGAAGTCTTTTTGCAAAAAGAGTCTCAGCCTACAGCAACTGAATGTTAG
- the cas12k gene encoding type V CRISPR-associated protein Cas12k (Type V-K CRISPR systems have also been known as with the large Cas12k protein, has also been known as type V-U5, and Cas12k as C2c5.) — translation MSQITIQCRLVASESTRQQLWKLMAEKNTPLINELLLKVAQQPEFESWRQKGKHPGKIVKELCEPLKTDPRFIGQPGRFYTSAIALVNYIYKSWFALMKRSQSQLEGKIRWWGMLNSDVELVESSGVSLDSLHTKAAEILAQLAPQLDTVEPQLGKGTKRKKTKKSKQSDSDRSISKTLFEAYRDTEEILIRCAISYLLKNGCKINNKEEDAEKFAKRRRKLEIQIERLREQLEARIPKGRDLTDAKWLETLLLATHNIPENEAEAKFWQDSLLKKSSKIPFSVAYETNEDMTWFNNERGRICVKFNGLSEHTFQVYCDSRHLQWFQRFLEDQQIKRNSKNQHSSSLFTLRTGRVAWQEGDSKGEEWNVNRLTFYCSVDTRLWTAEGTNLVREEKAEEIAKTITQTKAKDELNDQQLAHIKRKNSSLARINNPFPRPSKPLYKGQSHILVAVSLGLEKPATVAVVDGSTNTVITYRSIKQLLGDNYKLLNQQRQQKHSLSHQRQIAQMLAAPIQMGESELGQYVDRLLAKEIVAIAQTYKAGSIVLPKLGDMREQVQSEIKAKAEQKSDLIEVQQKYAKEYRVSVHQWSYGRLITNIRSSAAKAGIVIEESKQPIRGSPQEKAKELAIAAYNYRQKT, via the coding sequence ATGAGCCAAATTACTATTCAGTGTCGTTTAGTAGCAAGTGAATCTACCCGCCAACAGCTATGGAAGCTGATGGCAGAGAAAAATACGCCACTGATTAACGAACTATTGCTAAAGGTAGCTCAACAGCCAGAGTTTGAGAGTTGGCGGCAAAAAGGCAAGCACCCAGGCAAAATTGTCAAAGAATTATGCGAACCTTTGAAAACTGACCCCCGCTTCATCGGTCAACCCGGACGCTTTTACACGAGTGCGATCGCATTGGTGAATTACATATATAAATCTTGGTTTGCTTTGATGAAGCGATCGCAATCCCAACTAGAAGGCAAAATTCGCTGGTGGGGAATGCTCAACAGTGATGTTGAATTGGTAGAAAGTAGTGGTGTCAGCTTAGATAGTCTTCACACTAAAGCTGCTGAAATTTTGGCTCAACTTGCCCCCCAGTTAGATACAGTTGAACCACAACTAGGGAAAGGAACGAAACGTAAGAAAACCAAAAAATCTAAACAATCAGATAGCGATCGTAGTATCTCTAAAACTTTGTTTGAGGCTTACCGCGACACAGAAGAAATATTAATACGTTGTGCGATTAGCTACTTACTCAAAAACGGCTGCAAAATCAACAATAAAGAGGAAGACGCTGAGAAATTTGCTAAACGCCGCCGTAAACTGGAAATTCAGATTGAACGCTTGAGAGAACAGCTAGAGGCACGAATTCCCAAAGGTCGAGACTTAACTGATGCCAAATGGTTAGAAACTCTTTTGCTTGCCACTCATAATATTCCTGAAAATGAAGCGGAGGCGAAATTTTGGCAAGACAGTCTTCTAAAAAAATCTAGCAAGATACCTTTCTCAGTTGCTTATGAAACCAACGAAGACATGACTTGGTTTAATAACGAGCGTGGACGTATCTGTGTAAAATTTAATGGTTTGAGTGAGCATACTTTTCAAGTCTATTGTGATTCTCGCCATTTACAGTGGTTTCAACGCTTTTTAGAAGACCAGCAAATCAAGCGTAACAGTAAAAATCAACACTCTAGCAGCCTCTTTACTCTCCGTACTGGGCGTGTTGCTTGGCAAGAAGGGGACAGTAAAGGCGAAGAGTGGAACGTTAACCGCTTAACCTTCTACTGTTCTGTAGATACTCGCCTATGGACGGCTGAAGGGACAAACCTTGTCAGGGAAGAAAAAGCAGAAGAAATTGCTAAAACTATTACCCAGACAAAAGCCAAAGATGAACTCAACGATCAACAACTTGCTCATATAAAACGGAAAAACTCATCTTTAGCCAGAATTAATAACCCCTTTCCCCGTCCCAGCAAGCCATTATATAAGGGTCAATCTCATATTCTTGTTGCAGTTAGCCTTGGTTTAGAGAAGCCTGCAACGGTAGCAGTAGTTGATGGTTCTACAAATACAGTCATTACCTACCGCAGTATTAAACAACTACTAGGCGATAATTACAAACTACTAAACCAACAGCGGCAACAAAAGCATTCTTTATCCCACCAACGCCAAATAGCTCAAATGCTGGCTGCACCAATTCAAATGGGAGAATCAGAGTTAGGGCAATATGTAGACAGATTACTAGCTAAAGAAATTGTGGCGATCGCCCAAACATATAAAGCTGGCTCTATTGTCCTCCCTAAGTTGGGCGATATGCGAGAACAAGTTCAAAGTGAGATTAAAGCCAAAGCCGAACAGAAATCAGACTTAATAGAAGTTCAACAAAAATATGCCAAAGAGTACCGAGTTAGCGTCCATCAGTGGAGCTATGGTCGATTGATTACAAATATCCGCTCGTCAGCGGCTAAAGCTGGAATTGTCATAGAGGAGTCAAAACAGCCAATCCGAGGTAGTCCACAGGAAAAAGCGAAAGAGTTAGCGATCGCTGCTTACAATTACCGTCAAAAAACCTGA
- a CDS encoding methyltransferase domain-containing protein, with protein sequence MAVQQNPIWENFLSPVVRFLIDEEKWRRYADSIDWEKQGDRLRQPDVIIPSYYDSQNFHGIEGGYLNPQAAVFYDPITQYVLLPNETSVRQALIDAVKVQPRRILDLGCGTGSTTLMLKQAFPQAEVIGLDLSPYMLVRAEDKAKSAGLDIRWRHGNAEKTNFQDAAFDLVTACLLFHETPSVVCQAILRESFRLLVAGGQILVLDGNQKTLHQLDWLNDIFQEPYIREYAAGNLAGSIRKAGFAAVETQDLWWVNQVTSGVKPISATDVNAQKKVQQYNRISIDSTIDNNDLEDFGSPVFGITA encoded by the coding sequence ATGGCAGTGCAACAAAATCCAATTTGGGAAAATTTTCTTTCGCCGGTGGTGCGTTTTTTGATTGATGAGGAAAAGTGGCGGCGTTACGCGGATAGTATCGACTGGGAAAAACAAGGCGATCGCTTGCGTCAACCTGATGTCATAATTCCCTCATACTACGATAGCCAAAACTTTCACGGTATTGAGGGCGGATATCTCAACCCCCAAGCGGCGGTTTTCTACGATCCTATTACTCAATACGTTTTACTACCCAATGAAACTTCAGTACGTCAAGCTTTGATTGATGCGGTTAAAGTACAGCCGCGACGTATACTTGACTTAGGCTGTGGCACAGGTTCAACTACTTTAATGTTGAAGCAGGCTTTTCCCCAAGCGGAAGTCATCGGTTTAGATTTATCACCTTATATGCTGGTAAGGGCAGAAGATAAAGCTAAAAGTGCTGGTTTAGATATCAGATGGCGACATGGGAATGCTGAAAAAACAAACTTTCAAGACGCTGCTTTTGATTTAGTCACGGCTTGTTTGCTGTTTCATGAAACGCCGAGTGTAGTATGTCAGGCAATTTTGCGAGAAAGTTTTCGGTTACTCGTCGCTGGTGGGCAAATATTGGTTTTAGATGGTAATCAGAAAACGTTACATCAGTTAGACTGGCTCAATGATATTTTTCAGGAGCCTTATATTCGGGAGTATGCTGCTGGTAATTTGGCTGGGAGTATCAGGAAAGCAGGGTTTGCAGCGGTGGAAACTCAAGATCTGTGGTGGGTAAATCAAGTAACTAGTGGTGTTAAACCCATTTCTGCAACAGATGTAAATGCTCAAAAAAAAGTACAACAGTACAATCGCATATCAATAGATAGCACAATAGATAATAATGATTTGGAGGACTTTGGATCTCCAGTTTTTGGCATAACAGCATGA
- a CDS encoding restriction endonuclease subunit S encodes MGEDLYELPQGWVWVNFSTVINKVKRGPSLKCNQEGLGIRYITSGNLANGQLNLNLDQKYLQGFDQIEKCKLKPGDLILNCVNSIEQIGKSAVFKTCHGEAIVGFNNYALELKNEAILSEFANYFCQTIIAKKQIYFLIKRAVNQVSFATRELDFISIPIPPIAEQNRIVSKIEELFTQLDAGVELLKKVKAKLKRYRQAVLKAAVEGNLTKEWREANQGELEPASVLLERILKQRREKWEAEQLAKMKAQGKTPKDDSWKLKYKEPVRPDISDLPELPDGWCWGTFDQVCERVTVGHVGSMKDEYIENGIPFLRSQNVRENRYNSEGIKFISPNFHTQLRKSSLEPGDLVVVRSGSVGVSCVIPETLKEANCSDLVIVKQPKAINPYFAAFYMNSVARSRVNAQQVGVALIHFNTQSMAAMPVPIPPIIEQLKIVEAVELLLSVIDQLEKTIDVNLKRAERLRQTILKQAFEGKLVPQDPNDEPAEKLLERIKAEKANREADKKPKRQSTIKSKQPRKSKTTATQLELKLDD; translated from the coding sequence ATGGGTGAGGATTTGTATGAGTTGCCGCAAGGGTGGGTGTGGGTAAATTTTTCTACAGTTATTAATAAAGTTAAAAGAGGCCCTTCTCTTAAGTGTAACCAAGAAGGTCTAGGGATAAGATATATAACATCAGGAAACTTAGCAAATGGTCAATTAAATCTTAATTTAGACCAAAAGTATTTACAAGGTTTTGACCAAATAGAAAAATGTAAGTTAAAGCCCGGAGATCTAATTCTAAATTGCGTTAATAGTATAGAACAAATCGGGAAATCGGCTGTATTCAAAACTTGTCATGGGGAAGCTATTGTTGGGTTCAATAACTATGCTCTTGAGTTAAAAAACGAAGCTATATTATCAGAATTTGCTAATTATTTTTGTCAAACTATTATTGCTAAAAAACAAATTTACTTTCTGATTAAGAGGGCTGTTAATCAGGTCAGTTTTGCTACCAGAGAACTAGATTTTATTTCTATTCCCATTCCCCCAATTGCTGAACAAAATCGCATAGTCAGCAAAATTGAGGAACTATTCACCCAACTTGATGCAGGGGTAGAGTTACTCAAAAAAGTAAAAGCTAAATTAAAACGCTACCGTCAGGCGGTGCTAAAAGCCGCAGTCGAAGGAAACTTAACTAAAGAATGGCGGGAAGCGAATCAAGGAGAATTAGAACCCGCCTCAGTGTTACTTGAACGCATCCTCAAGCAGCGACGGGAGAAGTGGGAAGCTGAACAACTGGCGAAGATGAAAGCACAGGGTAAAACTCCCAAGGATGACAGTTGGAAGCTGAAATATAAAGAACCAGTTAGACCAGATATATCTGATTTACCTGAGTTACCCGATGGCTGGTGTTGGGGAACTTTTGACCAAGTGTGTGAACGTGTAACTGTTGGTCATGTGGGTTCAATGAAAGATGAATATATAGAAAATGGTATACCTTTTTTACGCTCTCAGAATGTAAGAGAAAATCGATATAATTCAGAAGGAATAAAGTTTATTTCTCCAAATTTCCATACACAGTTGAGAAAATCTAGCCTTGAACCAGGTGATTTAGTTGTTGTTAGATCTGGAAGCGTTGGTGTATCTTGTGTAATACCTGAAACTCTGAAAGAAGCTAATTGTTCAGATTTAGTTATAGTCAAACAACCAAAGGCAATTAATCCATACTTTGCTGCTTTTTACATGAACTCAGTAGCGCGATCGCGTGTGAATGCTCAACAAGTTGGTGTTGCTTTAATACATTTTAATACTCAATCAATGGCTGCAATGCCTGTTCCTATTCCTCCCATTATTGAACAATTAAAAATCGTTGAGGCAGTTGAACTTTTATTATCCGTAATCGACCAACTTGAAAAAACCATAGACGTAAACCTAAAACGCGCTGAAAGACTCCGCCAAACCATCTTAAAACAAGCATTTGAAGGCAAACTCGTACCCCAAGACCCCAACGACGAACCCGCCGAAAAACTTCTAGAACGCATCAAAGCAGAGAAAGCTAACCGCGAAGCTGACAAAAAACCAAAACGTCAATCTACAATTAAATCCAAGCAACCCCGTAAATCTAAAACTACAGCTACACAACTAGAGTTGAAATTAGATGATTAA